In Meiothermus ruber DSM 1279, the following proteins share a genomic window:
- the pfkA gene encoding 6-phosphofructokinase has product MKRIAVFTSGGDAPGMNAAIRAVVRTGVAHGLEVIGIRGGYQGMIEGDFIPMGPRDVANTLQRGGTILLTARSKEFMTPEGRARAAENLKKAGIDGVIAIGGNGTYAGAAKLLAEHHIPVVGAPGTIDNDLYGTDYTIGFDTAVNTALEAIDRIRDTAASHSRVFFIEVMGRHAGFIALEVGIAGGAEVIVIPEIPTNAQACAEVINKSAEKGKRSSIVVVAEGGYEGGAEQLAKDVRQYSGFDARVTVLGHIQRGGSPTAKDRVLASRLGAACVEALLSGASGVAIGEVNDEIRLTPFKEAIEKRKDINHKKYELAKVLAL; this is encoded by the coding sequence ATGAAGCGAATTGCGGTTTTTACCAGTGGAGGCGACGCGCCCGGCATGAATGCCGCCATCCGGGCGGTGGTGCGTACGGGGGTGGCCCACGGCCTGGAGGTTATCGGCATCCGGGGTGGCTATCAGGGCATGATCGAGGGTGACTTTATACCGATGGGGCCGCGGGATGTGGCCAACACCCTGCAGCGGGGGGGCACCATTCTGCTCACCGCCCGCAGCAAGGAGTTCATGACCCCTGAAGGCCGGGCCAGGGCCGCTGAAAACCTCAAAAAGGCCGGCATAGATGGGGTGATCGCCATTGGCGGCAACGGCACCTACGCCGGCGCGGCGAAGCTGCTGGCCGAACACCACATTCCGGTGGTGGGCGCGCCCGGCACCATTGACAACGACCTCTACGGCACCGATTACACCATCGGCTTTGATACGGCGGTGAACACCGCCCTGGAAGCCATTGACCGCATCCGCGATACCGCGGCCAGCCACTCGAGGGTCTTCTTTATCGAGGTGATGGGCCGCCATGCGGGTTTTATTGCCCTGGAAGTGGGCATTGCCGGGGGGGCCGAGGTAATCGTGATTCCTGAGATACCCACCAACGCCCAGGCTTGCGCTGAAGTGATCAATAAGTCGGCGGAGAAGGGCAAGCGCTCCTCCATTGTGGTGGTGGCCGAGGGCGGCTACGAGGGCGGCGCCGAGCAGTTGGCCAAAGATGTACGGCAGTACTCGGGTTTCGACGCGCGGGTTACGGTGCTGGGCCACATCCAGCGCGGCGGTAGCCCCACCGCCAAAGACCGGGTGCTGGCCAGCCGCCTGGGAGCCGCCTGCGTGGAAGCCCTTCTAAGCGGGGCCAGCGGGGTTGCGATTGGCGAAGTGAACGACGAAATCCGTCTCACCCCCTTCAAGGAAGCCATCGAGAAGCGTAAGGATATCAACCACAAGAAATACGAGCTGGCCAAAGTGCTGGCCCTGTGA
- a CDS encoding site-2 protease family protein yields the protein MFAKTIRLPLQLLGIPVSLDLSFLIVLPLLAFLIGSQLPLYLRLLQIEASPDWLQGPMPYVLGLLAALGLFLSVLLHELGHALTARAYGVQTREITLWLLGGVAQLEQIPRTRGAEAVIAIAGPIVSLLLSGLFALLRGLAPPGATDGQFLLGYLSFINLSLALFNLLPALPLDGGRILRSLLALYRPYLEATRTAVAVSKVMAFALGLLGLLIGNLFMLLIAFFVFMAASAEGEQTVLSRTLEGLWVRDLMTREVSTVPPSLTVAELLEKMMLERHVGYPVVEEGRLLGLISLEDLHGASPQTRVLERMRPPLQVNQDTEALAALQRMAEQGFSRLLVTDEQGHLIGILSKTDLLRALQLRAAQMSLSDHPKNHIPGRA from the coding sequence ATGTTCGCCAAAACCATCCGCCTGCCTTTGCAGCTCCTGGGCATCCCGGTCTCGCTCGACCTGAGCTTTCTGATTGTGCTGCCCCTTCTGGCCTTTCTGATCGGCAGCCAGCTTCCGCTCTACCTGCGGCTGCTGCAGATCGAGGCATCGCCCGACTGGCTCCAAGGCCCCATGCCCTATGTGCTGGGCCTGCTGGCCGCCTTGGGTCTGTTCCTGAGCGTGCTGCTCCACGAGCTGGGCCATGCCCTCACGGCGCGGGCCTATGGCGTACAAACCCGCGAGATTACCCTGTGGCTCCTGGGGGGGGTGGCCCAGCTCGAGCAAATCCCCCGCACCCGCGGGGCCGAGGCCGTCATCGCCATCGCCGGCCCCATCGTGAGCCTGCTGCTTTCAGGGCTGTTTGCGCTTTTGCGCGGACTGGCACCCCCAGGCGCAACCGATGGGCAGTTTCTGCTGGGCTACTTGAGTTTCATCAACCTGAGCCTGGCCCTGTTCAACCTGCTACCAGCCCTGCCGCTCGACGGCGGGCGCATCCTGCGCAGCCTGCTGGCCCTTTACAGACCCTACCTCGAGGCCACCCGCACCGCCGTCGCGGTGAGCAAAGTGATGGCCTTTGCCCTGGGCCTGCTGGGCCTGCTCATCGGCAACCTCTTCATGCTCCTGATCGCTTTTTTCGTCTTTATGGCGGCCAGCGCCGAGGGTGAGCAAACCGTGCTCAGCCGCACCCTCGAGGGCCTCTGGGTGCGCGACCTGATGACCCGCGAGGTAAGCACCGTGCCCCCCAGCCTGACCGTGGCCGAGCTCCTGGAGAAGATGATGCTCGAGCGGCACGTGGGCTACCCGGTGGTGGAGGAGGGGCGGCTCCTGGGCCTGATCAGCCTGGAAGACCTGCACGGGGCCTCGCCGCAGACCCGGGTGCTCGAGCGGATGCGCCCCCCCTTACAGGTAAACCAAGACACCGAAGCCCTCGCCGCCCTACAACGCATGGCTGAACAGGGGTTCTCGAGGCTCCTGGTTACCGACGAGCAGGGGCACTTAATCGGCATTCTAAGCAAAACCGACCTGCTGCGAGCCCTGCAGCTCCGCGCCGCCCAGATGAGCTTGTCCGACCATCCCAAGAACCACATACCGGGTAGGGCTTGA
- a CDS encoding GntR family transcriptional regulator, producing MVQPSDVEELPLRERAYLHIKRLILNEELPPNSFLSERSLAQQLGMSKTPVRLAIARLENEGFVRVSPQQGIVVLALSFEEVLEHIDFRLALESFVVKRLAGNLSRSQARVLQEHIQEQQALAQHPQTQTEQLVLADMAFHRRLATTLGNRQIVQALERQQDMLYRVAHRVYQKHPSRREQSIAEHQRLLQFLVEGEQAEALGLIEQHISRIKSLLISAAGG from the coding sequence ATGGTTCAACCCAGTGATGTGGAGGAACTGCCCCTACGGGAGCGGGCCTACCTGCACATCAAGCGCCTGATTCTCAACGAGGAGTTACCGCCCAACAGCTTTTTATCGGAGCGGAGCCTGGCCCAGCAGCTTGGCATGAGCAAAACCCCGGTGCGGCTGGCTATCGCCCGCCTCGAGAACGAGGGTTTTGTGCGGGTCTCGCCCCAGCAGGGCATTGTGGTGCTGGCCCTGAGCTTTGAGGAGGTGCTCGAGCACATCGATTTTCGCCTGGCCCTGGAAAGCTTTGTGGTCAAGCGCCTGGCCGGCAACCTGAGCCGCAGCCAGGCCAGGGTGCTGCAGGAGCATATTCAAGAGCAGCAGGCCCTGGCCCAGCACCCCCAGACCCAGACCGAGCAACTGGTGCTGGCCGATATGGCGTTCCACCGCCGGCTCGCCACTACCCTGGGCAACCGTCAGATTGTGCAGGCCCTCGAGCGCCAGCAAGACATGCTGTACCGGGTGGCCCACCGTGTGTACCAGAAACACCCCTCCCGGCGTGAGCAGAGCATAGCCGAACACCAACGCCTGCTGCAGTTTCTGGTCGAGGGTGAGCAGGCCGAGGCCCTGGGTTTGATCGAACAGCACATCAGTCGCATCAAGTCTTTGTTGATCAGCGCCGCTGGGGGCTAA
- a CDS encoding tripartite tricarboxylate transporter TctB family protein, with amino-acid sequence MVNPARPFELLVCLIALALGLAAWFISDTFPRTAEGYLGPALFPKLLAVGLAVASLSLLYRNLRQPGLGASFKLLAWGNLLRIGGVLLALLLTPWALDRLGLLGSAGLLVLLSCLLLGARWLEALLTALFMVAFVYVVFVQLLKVPL; translated from the coding sequence ATGGTCAATCCGGCCCGCCCTTTTGAGCTTTTAGTCTGCCTGATCGCCCTGGCCCTAGGGCTCGCTGCCTGGTTCATCAGCGATACCTTCCCCCGCACCGCGGAAGGGTATCTGGGGCCGGCGCTTTTCCCCAAGCTGCTGGCGGTGGGTTTGGCCGTGGCCAGCCTGAGCCTGCTCTACCGCAACCTGCGCCAGCCTGGGCTAGGGGCCTCGTTCAAGCTGTTGGCCTGGGGCAATCTGCTGCGCATCGGCGGCGTTCTGCTGGCCTTGCTACTGACCCCCTGGGCTTTGGACAGGCTGGGCCTGTTGGGCTCCGCCGGGTTGCTGGTGCTGCTGTCCTGCCTGCTCCTGGGTGCGCGCTGGCTCGAGGCCCTGCTCACTGCGCTGTTCATGGTGGCCTTTGTGTACGTGGTCTTTGTGCAGTTGCTCAAGGTGCCGTTATGA
- the argJ gene encoding bifunctional glutamate N-acetyltransferase/amino-acid acetyltransferase ArgJ encodes MRLPIGFRAGATQAGIKPSGKPDLALLVSGTPCSWAFVGTLNKAAAPCVARGRQLLAAGQGLQAIVVNAGNANCATGEQGIWADARMAELAAAQLQLAPETVLTASTGVIGQPLPVEKIEAALPQIRLGLEIDPFMEAIMTTDLVPKMAEATLSSGARVVGVCKGSGMIAPNMATMLAYIVSDAAVSQEELRRGWQGVVDKSFNQVTVDTDTSTNDMAVLMTNGAAGPVDLAEFWQAVERVCVELARKLARDGEGATKLLTVKVTGAKSDVEARKAALSVAASPLWKSAVYGNDPNWGRVMMALGKAGVALEPDKVRITLQGIPLYAGKVLEFDRAQASQAMQAEEVLVEADLGLGEGQGTAWGCDLTEGYVRINALYTT; translated from the coding sequence ATGCGACTTCCGATTGGTTTTCGCGCCGGTGCAACCCAGGCCGGCATCAAACCCTCCGGCAAGCCTGACCTGGCCCTTTTGGTCTCGGGAACGCCCTGTAGCTGGGCTTTTGTGGGAACCCTGAACAAAGCCGCTGCACCTTGCGTGGCTCGAGGCCGCCAACTGCTGGCTGCCGGCCAGGGTCTGCAAGCCATCGTGGTCAATGCCGGCAATGCCAACTGTGCCACGGGTGAGCAGGGCATCTGGGCCGATGCGCGCATGGCCGAACTGGCGGCGGCGCAGCTACAGCTTGCACCCGAGACGGTGCTGACCGCCTCTACCGGGGTGATTGGGCAGCCCTTGCCGGTGGAAAAAATCGAGGCTGCCCTGCCCCAGATTCGGCTGGGACTGGAAATAGACCCCTTCATGGAAGCCATCATGACCACCGACCTGGTGCCCAAGATGGCCGAGGCCACCCTCTCGAGCGGGGCGCGGGTGGTGGGGGTTTGCAAGGGGAGCGGCATGATTGCCCCCAACATGGCCACCATGCTGGCTTATATCGTCTCGGACGCGGCGGTTTCCCAGGAAGAGCTGCGCCGGGGCTGGCAGGGCGTGGTGGATAAAAGCTTCAACCAGGTGACGGTGGACACCGACACCTCCACCAACGACATGGCCGTTCTGATGACCAACGGCGCGGCGGGGCCGGTGGATTTGGCCGAGTTCTGGCAGGCGGTGGAGCGGGTTTGTGTGGAGCTGGCCCGCAAGCTGGCCCGCGATGGCGAAGGGGCCACCAAGCTGCTGACCGTAAAGGTTACCGGGGCCAAAAGCGACGTGGAGGCCCGCAAGGCCGCCCTCTCGGTAGCGGCCAGCCCTTTATGGAAAAGCGCCGTCTACGGCAACGACCCCAACTGGGGCCGCGTCATGATGGCGCTGGGCAAGGCGGGGGTGGCGCTCGAGCCCGACAAAGTGCGCATTACCCTGCAGGGCATTCCCCTCTATGCCGGGAAGGTGCTCGAGTTCGACCGGGCCCAGGCCAGCCAGGCCATGCAAGCCGAAGAAGTGCTGGTCGAGGCCGACCTGGGGCTGGGGGAGGGGCAGGGAACGGCCTGGGGATGCGACCTCACCGAGGGCTACGTGCGAATTAATGCGCTCTATACCACCTAA
- a CDS encoding NUDIX hydrolase, whose product MVGGSRPQALPQSRRRVTSAGGVVLRERPGGKGLEVLLIAIKDGRVWSLPKGQVEPGERYPQTAVREVREETGIEARVLAPLGSIRYHFTVKDDGVQTTVTKEVHHFLMGYVGGTPRPQKEEVDGVAWFPVREALKRLSHQNERNAVLKALACWDTQAPMSAQP is encoded by the coding sequence ATGGTGGGGGGCTCGAGGCCCCAAGCGCTGCCGCAATCCCGCCGCCGGGTGACCTCGGCGGGGGGGGTGGTGTTGCGCGAGCGGCCTGGGGGGAAGGGCCTGGAGGTGCTCCTCATCGCCATCAAAGACGGACGGGTCTGGAGCCTGCCCAAGGGCCAGGTAGAGCCAGGCGAGCGTTATCCACAAACCGCCGTCCGCGAGGTGCGTGAAGAGACTGGCATCGAGGCCAGGGTACTGGCCCCCCTGGGCAGCATCCGCTATCACTTCACGGTCAAAGACGACGGGGTACAAACCACCGTCACTAAGGAAGTTCATCACTTCTTGATGGGCTACGTGGGTGGCACACCCCGGCCCCAAAAAGAAGAGGTGGACGGGGTGGCCTGGTTCCCTGTGCGCGAGGCCCTTAAGCGGCTTTCGCATCAAAACGAGCGAAACGCCGTTCTCAAAGCCCTCGCCTGCTGGGACACCCAAGCACCCATGAGCGCTCAGCCATAA
- the msrA gene encoding peptide-methionine (S)-S-oxide reductase MsrA, whose protein sequence is MQTLELATLGGGCFWCLEAVFDELKGVVDVVSGYSGGHVPNPTYEQVCSKQTGHAEVVQITFDPSGISYREVLEVFFTIHDPTTLNRQGNDIGPQYRSVIFYHSPEQQAVAREVMQALAQAGVWDNPIVTELVPFERFYPAEDYHQEYYRRNPYQPYCALVVGPKVAKFRKQYFDRLKRTV, encoded by the coding sequence ATGCAGACTTTAGAACTCGCCACCCTGGGCGGTGGGTGTTTTTGGTGCCTTGAAGCCGTCTTCGACGAGTTAAAAGGCGTGGTGGATGTGGTTTCGGGGTACTCGGGGGGGCATGTGCCCAACCCTACCTACGAGCAGGTGTGCAGCAAGCAGACCGGCCACGCCGAGGTGGTGCAGATCACCTTCGACCCCAGCGGTATCTCGTACCGGGAGGTGCTCGAGGTCTTCTTCACCATCCACGACCCCACCACGCTCAACCGCCAGGGCAACGATATAGGGCCGCAGTACCGCTCGGTGATTTTCTATCACTCCCCGGAGCAGCAGGCCGTGGCCCGGGAGGTCATGCAGGCCCTGGCCCAGGCTGGGGTGTGGGATAACCCCATTGTGACCGAGCTGGTGCCGTTTGAGCGGTTTTACCCTGCCGAGGACTACCACCAGGAATACTACAGGCGCAACCCCTACCAGCCCTACTGCGCACTGGTGGTGGGCCCCAAGGTGGCCAAGTTCCGTAAGCAGTACTTCGACCGGCTCAAGCGCACGGTTTGA
- the rsmI gene encoding 16S rRNA (cytidine(1402)-2'-O)-methyltransferase produces MRLSLVPTPIGNLEDITLRALRVLREVEVVACEDTRRTGILLKHFGISKPMLRLDQHTVGQARRLLEGYEWVAYVTDAGTPGISDPGAELVALALKEGWQLEVLPGPTALIPALVASGLPTARFAFEGFLPQKRSERRARLAQVAGRTVVLYEAPHRLRETLQDLLQIYGPEHPVAVARELSKLHEEIWRGRLADALEHFKEPRGEFVLVLGPKAEPTAGLEQEAEAVLEHLKAQGLKGKALVKALTEAGLPRNRAYELAHKPDTP; encoded by the coding sequence ATGCGCTTGAGTCTGGTACCCACCCCCATCGGCAACCTCGAGGACATCACCCTGCGGGCCTTGCGGGTGCTCAGGGAAGTCGAGGTGGTGGCCTGTGAGGATACCCGGCGCACCGGCATTCTGCTCAAACACTTTGGCATCTCCAAGCCGATGCTGCGCCTCGACCAGCACACCGTGGGCCAGGCCCGGCGGCTTTTGGAGGGGTACGAATGGGTGGCCTACGTGACCGATGCCGGCACCCCCGGCATCTCCGACCCCGGCGCCGAACTGGTGGCCTTGGCCCTAAAAGAAGGCTGGCAGCTCGAGGTGCTGCCCGGCCCCACCGCCCTAATCCCGGCTTTGGTGGCCTCGGGCCTGCCAACCGCTCGCTTCGCCTTCGAGGGGTTCCTGCCCCAGAAGCGCTCGGAACGGCGGGCCCGCCTGGCGCAGGTGGCAGGCCGTACCGTGGTGCTCTACGAGGCCCCCCACCGTCTGCGTGAGACCCTGCAGGATCTGCTACAAATCTACGGCCCCGAGCACCCAGTGGCGGTGGCGCGGGAGCTTTCCAAGCTGCACGAGGAAATTTGGCGGGGCCGGCTGGCCGACGCGCTGGAACACTTCAAAGAACCCCGGGGTGAGTTTGTGCTGGTGTTGGGCCCCAAAGCGGAGCCTACAGCAGGTCTCGAGCAAGAAGCAGAAGCAGTGCTCGAGCACCTCAAAGCCCAGGGCCTGAAAGGCAAGGCGCTGGTCAAAGCCCTGACCGAGGCCGGGCTTCCCCGCAACCGGGCCTACGAACTTGCCCATAAGCCGGATACACCGTAG
- a CDS encoding tripartite tricarboxylate transporter substrate binding protein — MKRVFGILAVVAVLALTLVALGQRYPVRPITLIVPWSPGGSTDLTARSLAPVLGNILGQPVQVVNRTGGGGAIGHAAIAQGDPSGYTIGIITLEVVLPAWVNQTKINADAFTPIALLVLNPVAIVVRKDAPWKTAQEFIADIKANPGKYKASGTARAGSYDYARLGFLKKLGLKDAALPWVPAQGAAAALQELISGGINVAFVSIGEASALVKAGEARYLAFMTDRRFPAFPDVPTLKELGVDWTFASFLMAAAPKHTLPSVARQLDQAFAKAVQDPEFVRFMNNANLVINHLNFDQTKAFLAERNRAMAELADELK, encoded by the coding sequence ATGAAGCGAGTTTTTGGCATTCTGGCGGTTGTGGCCGTACTGGCGCTCACCCTGGTGGCACTGGGGCAACGCTACCCTGTCCGGCCCATTACCCTGATCGTGCCCTGGTCACCCGGCGGCAGCACCGACCTTACCGCCCGTTCCCTGGCCCCGGTGCTGGGCAACATCCTGGGCCAGCCGGTACAGGTGGTCAACCGCACCGGCGGGGGTGGGGCCATCGGCCACGCCGCCATCGCCCAGGGCGACCCCAGCGGTTACACCATTGGCATCATCACCCTGGAGGTGGTGCTACCGGCCTGGGTCAACCAGACCAAAATCAACGCCGATGCCTTTACGCCCATCGCGCTCCTGGTGCTGAACCCCGTGGCCATCGTGGTGCGCAAAGACGCCCCCTGGAAAACCGCCCAGGAGTTCATCGCCGATATCAAGGCCAACCCCGGCAAGTACAAGGCCTCCGGCACCGCCCGCGCCGGCTCCTACGACTATGCCCGGCTGGGCTTCCTCAAAAAGCTTGGCCTGAAAGACGCGGCCCTGCCCTGGGTGCCCGCACAGGGTGCGGCCGCCGCTTTGCAAGAGCTGATTTCGGGGGGCATCAACGTGGCCTTTGTCTCGATCGGCGAAGCCAGCGCGCTGGTTAAAGCCGGTGAGGCCCGCTACCTGGCCTTCATGACCGACCGGCGCTTCCCGGCCTTCCCCGACGTGCCCACCCTGAAAGAGCTGGGCGTGGACTGGACCTTTGCCTCTTTCCTGATGGCCGCGGCCCCCAAGCACACCCTGCCCTCGGTGGCCCGCCAGCTCGACCAGGCCTTTGCCAAGGCCGTGCAAGACCCGGAGTTTGTGCGCTTCATGAACAACGCCAACCTGGTCATCAACCACCTGAACTTCGACCAGACCAAAGCCTTCCTGGCCGAGCGCAACCGGGCCATGGCTGAGCTGGCCGATGAGTTGAAGTAG
- a CDS encoding metal ABC transporter permease — MNADLVIILTAILVSTASALVGSFLVLRRMALLSDAISHAVLPGIVLAYWLSGGERATVPALLGAAAAGLVTVVLVEWLTRTGKVKNDAAIGIVFPALFSLGVLAVSLFFRNVHLDMDAVLYGEIAYAPFNTLNLWGREVPESWLVMGSLTLLNLLFVLLFYKELKLSTFDPGLAAALGLAPGALHYGLMTLVSFTSVGAFQSVGAILIVAFLIIPPATAYLLTRRLPVMIALAVGVGVVSSLAGYALAIWLDASIAGMMATVAGLCFTLAFLFSPVEGYLTARLRRERQRLEVAARLLVAHLAHHDQPVPEGEVLEEFGWNPRFLKQVREKARQAGWLEVVREGLRPTARGLAMSSALLEPDP; from the coding sequence ATGAACGCCGACCTGGTAATTATCCTCACCGCCATCCTGGTCTCCACGGCCTCGGCCCTGGTGGGCAGCTTCCTGGTGCTGCGCCGTATGGCCCTGCTGTCCGATGCCATCTCCCACGCGGTGCTGCCGGGCATCGTGCTGGCCTACTGGCTTTCCGGCGGCGAGCGGGCCACTGTACCGGCCTTGCTGGGGGCCGCCGCCGCGGGCCTGGTGACCGTGGTTCTGGTGGAGTGGCTAACCCGCACCGGCAAGGTCAAAAACGATGCGGCCATCGGAATCGTGTTCCCTGCGCTGTTTAGCCTGGGGGTCTTGGCGGTCTCGCTTTTCTTCCGCAACGTGCACCTGGACATGGACGCCGTGCTCTACGGTGAGATCGCCTATGCCCCCTTCAACACCCTGAACCTGTGGGGCCGGGAGGTGCCCGAGTCGTGGCTGGTGATGGGCTCGCTCACCCTGCTCAACCTGCTGTTCGTGCTGCTGTTTTATAAGGAACTCAAGCTCTCTACCTTCGATCCTGGCCTGGCCGCCGCGCTGGGCCTCGCACCCGGCGCGCTGCACTACGGTCTGATGACCCTGGTCTCCTTCACCTCGGTGGGGGCTTTCCAGTCGGTGGGAGCCATTTTGATTGTGGCCTTCCTGATCATTCCTCCCGCTACGGCCTACCTGCTCACGCGGCGCCTGCCGGTGATGATTGCCCTGGCGGTGGGGGTCGGGGTGGTTTCCAGCCTGGCGGGATATGCGCTGGCCATCTGGCTGGACGCCTCCATCGCCGGCATGATGGCCACGGTGGCCGGGCTTTGCTTTACCCTGGCCTTCCTCTTTTCGCCCGTGGAGGGCTACCTCACCGCCCGCCTGCGCCGGGAACGACAGCGCCTCGAGGTCGCCGCCCGCCTGCTGGTCGCACACCTGGCCCACCACGATCAGCCGGTGCCCGAAGGGGAGGTGCTCGAGGAGTTCGGGTGGAACCCTCGCTTTCTCAAGCAGGTGCGGGAAAAGGCCCGGCAAGCGGGCTGGCTCGAGGTGGTGCGGGAAGGGCTGCGCCCGACAGCACGCGGCCTCGCCATGAGCAGCGCCCTGCTCGAGCCCGACCCATAA
- a CDS encoding metal ABC transporter permease, which yields MSELLLIFTDYTLRNVALGSAMLGVVGGVLGAFAVLRRQSLLGDVLAHAALPGICLAFILTGTKAPLVLLLGGGLAGWLAAWLVLAVLRHSRLPEDSALGVMLSSFFGFGVALLTFIQHSNNASQAGLDQYIFGQAATIVASDVRNFMVLGGVALLVVGLFYKEFKLLSFDPAYAHSLGLPVRGLNTLLTSLMVLAVMVGLQTVGVVLMAAMLIAPAAAARQWTNRLEAMIGLSALFGAMAGVSGALISATRENLPTGPLVVLSMSAILLVSLFFAPLRGLVWDWARTRQNRRRVRLERLLLDAHVLHAHGTLTPQTLAERRREPVAVALQNLEALRSLGWVQEHPQGFILTPTGEQKAHELEQAMRVLPHRVEGSS from the coding sequence ATGTCTGAACTCCTGCTTATCTTTACCGACTACACCCTGCGCAACGTGGCGCTGGGCTCGGCCATGCTGGGGGTGGTGGGCGGGGTGCTGGGGGCTTTTGCTGTCCTGCGCCGCCAGAGCCTGCTGGGGGATGTGCTGGCCCACGCCGCGCTACCGGGCATCTGCCTGGCCTTCATCCTCACCGGCACCAAGGCCCCCCTGGTGCTGCTCCTGGGCGGGGGTCTGGCCGGCTGGCTGGCCGCCTGGCTGGTGCTGGCTGTGTTACGCCACAGCCGGCTACCCGAGGACTCGGCCCTGGGGGTGATGCTCAGCAGCTTTTTTGGCTTCGGGGTGGCCCTGCTCACCTTTATCCAGCACAGCAACAACGCCAGCCAGGCCGGGCTGGATCAGTACATCTTCGGGCAGGCCGCTACCATTGTGGCCTCCGACGTACGGAACTTTATGGTGCTGGGCGGCGTCGCGCTGCTGGTGGTGGGGCTGTTTTACAAAGAGTTCAAGCTGCTTTCCTTCGACCCCGCCTACGCCCACAGCCTGGGCCTGCCGGTGCGGGGGCTGAACACCCTCCTCACCTCCCTGATGGTGCTGGCGGTCATGGTGGGGCTGCAAACCGTAGGGGTGGTCTTGATGGCGGCCATGCTGATTGCCCCGGCTGCCGCCGCGAGGCAGTGGACCAACCGGCTGGAGGCGATGATCGGGCTCTCGGCGCTGTTTGGAGCCATGGCCGGGGTGAGCGGGGCCTTGATCTCGGCCACCCGCGAAAACCTGCCCACCGGCCCGCTGGTGGTGCTCTCGATGAGCGCCATCCTGCTGGTCTCGCTCTTTTTTGCCCCGCTCAGGGGGCTGGTGTGGGACTGGGCCCGCACCCGGCAGAACCGCCGCCGGGTGCGCCTCGAGCGCCTCCTGCTGGACGCCCACGTGCTGCACGCCCACGGCACCCTGACCCCGCAGACCCTGGCAGAGCGCCGCCGCGAGCCGGTGGCCGTGGCCTTACAGAACCTCGAGGCCCTGCGGTCTTTGGGCTGGGTACAGGAACACCCGCAGGGCTTTATCCTCACACCGACCGGCGAACAGAAAGCCCACGAACTCGAGCAAGCCATGCGGGTTTTGCCGCATAGGGTGGAGGGTTCGTCATGA
- a CDS encoding viroplasmin family protein, with translation MARAAKNQSKHYVVWKGRKTGIFSSWPEAEAQVKGFAGAEYKAFDTLSEAREAFSGRYQDYLGPKATQNRLLEVPPPITPSYCVDAACSGNPGLLEYRCVETASGKEIFHRGPFAQGTNNVGEFLAIVEALRLCKEKGYTWPIYSDSINAIAWVKAKKARTNLVRTQQNAELFERISQAEAWLRSHTYPNPILKWQTDSWGENPADFGRK, from the coding sequence ATGGCTCGAGCGGCGAAGAATCAAAGCAAGCATTACGTGGTCTGGAAGGGCCGAAAGACCGGTATATTCTCCTCCTGGCCCGAAGCCGAGGCGCAGGTCAAGGGTTTTGCGGGAGCCGAGTACAAGGCCTTCGATACCCTGAGCGAAGCCAGAGAGGCCTTTTCTGGGAGATACCAGGACTACCTGGGCCCAAAAGCCACGCAGAACCGCCTCCTGGAAGTTCCCCCACCGATTACCCCCAGCTACTGCGTGGACGCAGCTTGCAGCGGCAATCCGGGGCTGCTGGAGTACCGCTGTGTAGAGACCGCTTCGGGCAAGGAGATTTTTCACCGGGGACCCTTTGCTCAGGGCACCAACAACGTGGGCGAGTTTTTGGCGATTGTCGAGGCCCTGAGGCTTTGCAAAGAAAAGGGCTACACCTGGCCCATCTACTCCGACTCGATTAACGCGATTGCCTGGGTCAAGGCCAAAAAAGCCCGCACCAACCTGGTGCGCACCCAGCAAAACGCCGAGCTGTTCGAGCGCATATCCCAGGCCGAGGCCTGGCTACGCTCCCATACCTACCCTAACCCGATCCTCAAGTGGCAGACCGATAGCTGGGGGGAGAACCCGGCGGATTTCGGGCGGAAATAA